From Triticum aestivum cultivar Chinese Spring chromosome 4A, IWGSC CS RefSeq v2.1, whole genome shotgun sequence, a single genomic window includes:
- the LOC123086917 gene encoding ATP-dependent DNA helicase pif1 isoform X2 has protein sequence MKRGTMLARLIKSAALIIWDEALMSHRRCFEAVDRSMRDVLSEDNQELALLPFGGKVMVLGGDLRQILPVVEGGVRSQTVNAAVTSSHLWAHAQVLHLNINMRLKAPSLDPNSAVQLAHFSDFVLAVGDGTFPAVRRGDETEASWIELRLDLMIMEGDNKIRAMIEAVYTDFPDKFMDPTYLCDRAILCPTHDVCDEINDVMLTMVPEQAREYLSYDCVSKISEKFSDMEAIYSIEYLNMLSVNNYPEHRLVLKKGILIMLLRNLNPSDGLCNGTRMLITDLGDRLIEARILTGSNVGETVYIPKIMLCTKNKKWTFSLERRQFPIRVCYAMTINKSQGQSLNVVGLYLRNTVFSHGQLYVALSCVTSRAGLKIVIEDDKQNYTRWTKNIVYREIFGSLQ, from the coding sequence ATGAAACGTGGTACAATGCTTGCGCGATTGATCAAATCAGCTGCGCTTATAATATGGGACGAAGCTCTAATGAGCCATCGGCGTTGCTTTGAAGCAGTTGATAGATCTATGCGTGATGTGCTTTCTGAAGATAACCAGGAATTAGCTTTGCTTCCTTTCGGAGGCAAGGTAATGGTGTTGGGTGGTGACCTTAGGCAAATATTACCCGTTGTAGAAGGTGGTGTAAGAAGTCAAACTGTTAATGCAGCAGTCACAAGTTCACATTTATGGGCACATGCACAAGTTTTGCACTTAAACATTAACATGAGATTAAAAGCACCATCCCTTGACCCAAATTCTGCTGTCCAGTTAGCACATTTCAGTGACTTTGTTTTGGCTGTTGGTGATGGAACATTCCCTGCAGTTCGTAGAGGTGATGAAACCGAAGCATCTTGGATAGAACTTCGTTTGGATCTTATGATCATGGAAGGTGATAATAAGATACGTGCAATGATAGAAGCTGTCTATACTGACTTTCCTGATAAATTTATGGATCCAACATATCTTTGTGATCGTGCGATATTATGCCCTACACATGACGTATGTGATGAGATCAATGATGTTATGCTAACTATGGTTCCAGAGCAAGCTAGAGAATACTTAAGTTATGACTGCGTctcaaaaatttctgaaaaatttAGTGATATGGAAGCTATTTACTCAATTGAATACTTGAACATGCTTAGTGTCAACAATTATCCAGAGCATCGTTTGGTTCTGAAAAAAGGTATCCTGATTATGCTCCTGCGAAACCTGAATCCAAGTGATGGTCTTTGTAATGGCACACGAATGCTGATCACAGACTTAGGAGATCGGTTGATTGAAGCAAGGATTCTAACTGGTTCCAACGTAGGTGAAACTGTTTACATCCCTAAGATCATGCTTTGCACCAAAAACAAAAAATGGACATTCAGTCTAGAACGCCGTCAATTTCCAATAAGAGTTTGTTATGCAATGACCATCAATAAAAGTCAGGGGCAATCTCTTAATGTGGTTGGACTTTATCTTAGAAACACTGTGTTCTCACATGGGCAGCTCTACGTAGCTCTGTCCTGTGTCACATCAAGGGCAGGTCTGAAAATTGTGATAGAAGATGATAAGCAGAATTACACAAGGTGGACAAAAAATATTGTCTACCGTGAAATATTTGGATCACTGCAGTAA
- the LOC123086917 gene encoding uncharacterized protein isoform X4: MKSYNNDETLSGGSACRWYLNEDIPEIDDCFERLGDDFQKVQWISNGAEKFAAKRNRADLPQRSVDELRNMDPWETENTDFLCTVTITKVMPEQPWWFQSCSKCHRFRLCLEGTDGTGTTEFVFFNRVAQQLVGKSVMALLRSSGLPREIATIVSQKYTLAVSVTQKSLSQRNISFQVNGIETFFGRQNSVPHDTRASTVMPLAAPAGSSTDHAPALPNNPSSGEGIPELPIETDKEIKKSSTSRVPLRLLKRKKTDASAEVELSSKVTENGASSDGTIVLPITPPITTTLKSWKTSHLVHYLFGKHQQILFRFHNYVASGTSTEQTTPPKKSKIDKTVVTASDPPKKPKKGDNGSKTK, encoded by the exons ATGAAATCTTACAATA atgatgAAACTCTGAGTGGAGGATCTGCATGTAGATGGTATCTAAACGAGGACATTCCTGAAATAGATGACTGCTTTGAAAG GTTGGGTGATGATTTCCAGAAAGTTCAATGGATATCAAATGGTGCTGAGAAGTTTGCCGCAAAACGCAACCGAGCTGACCTGCCACAGAGAAGTGTCGACGAGCTTCGAAACATGGACCCATGGGAGACAGAG AACACGGATTTCCTTTGCACCGTCACAATTACAAAGGTGATGCCTGAGCAGCCATGGTGGTTCCAATCGTGTTCTAAGTGCCATCG ATTCCGTCTTTGTTTGGAAGGAACAGATGGCACAGGCACAACAGAGTTTGTGTTCTTTAACCGAGTTGCACAACAACTTGTTGGAAAATCTGTCATGGCACTGCTAAGGTCATCTGGGCTTCCTCGCGAGATAGCTACTATTGTGTCTCAAAAATACACCCTCGCTGTCTCGGTGACCCAAAAGAGCCTATCACAGAGAAACATCTCATTTCAAGTGAATGGCATTGAAACCTTCTTTGGGAGGCAGAACTCTGTGCCACATGATACTCGTGCCTCTACTGTGATGCCCCTCGCAGCTCCAGCTGGTTCTTCAACTGACCATGCGCCTGCTCTACCTAACAATCCCAGCTCTGGTGAAGGGATTCCTGAGCTCCCCATAGAGACTGACAAAGAAATCAAAAAGTCAAGCACATCACGCGTG CCGCTTCGTCTCCTGAAGAGAAAGAAGACTGATGCCTCTGCTGAAGTAGAGTTGTCAAGCAAAGTGACTGAAAATGGTGCTTCAAGTGATGGAACTATAGTCCTGCCAATTACACCTCCCAT AACAACAACATTGAAGTCTTGGAAAACCAGTCACTTAGTTCACTATCTTTTTGGAAAACACCAACAAATTTTGTTCCGCTTTCATAATTATG TTGCATCAGGAACTTCCACTGAGCAGACTACCCCTCCTAAGAAATC TAAGATTGACAAGACTGTTGTTACTGCCTCTGATCCTCCAAAGAAGCCCAAGAAGGGAGACAATGGCTCCAAAACAAA GTGA
- the LOC123086917 gene encoding uncharacterized protein isoform X1, translating into MKSYNNDETLSGGSACRWYLNEDIPEIDDCFERLGDDFQKVQWISNGAEKFAAKRNRADLPQRSVDELRNMDPWETENTDFLCTVTITKVMPEQPWWFQSCSKCHRFRLCLEGTDGTGTTEFVFFNRVAQQLVGKSVMALLRSSGLPREIATIVSQKYTLAVSVTQKSLSQRNISFQVNGIETFFGRQNSVPHDTRASTVMPLAAPAGSSTDHAPALPNNPSSGEGIPELPIETDKEIKKSSTSRVPLRLLKRKKTDASAEVELSSKVTENGASSDGTIVLPITPPITTTLKSWKTSHLVHYLFGKHQQILFRFHNYGNLMFVYYLYISSELLFATCITALLKSLQLHQELPLSRLPLLRNLRLTRLLLLPLILQRSPRRETMAPKQSDILHLLRLDGHMSVRCWRLSSSDSACSLFLPMKLPYVM; encoded by the exons ATGAAATCTTACAATA atgatgAAACTCTGAGTGGAGGATCTGCATGTAGATGGTATCTAAACGAGGACATTCCTGAAATAGATGACTGCTTTGAAAG GTTGGGTGATGATTTCCAGAAAGTTCAATGGATATCAAATGGTGCTGAGAAGTTTGCCGCAAAACGCAACCGAGCTGACCTGCCACAGAGAAGTGTCGACGAGCTTCGAAACATGGACCCATGGGAGACAGAG AACACGGATTTCCTTTGCACCGTCACAATTACAAAGGTGATGCCTGAGCAGCCATGGTGGTTCCAATCGTGTTCTAAGTGCCATCG ATTCCGTCTTTGTTTGGAAGGAACAGATGGCACAGGCACAACAGAGTTTGTGTTCTTTAACCGAGTTGCACAACAACTTGTTGGAAAATCTGTCATGGCACTGCTAAGGTCATCTGGGCTTCCTCGCGAGATAGCTACTATTGTGTCTCAAAAATACACCCTCGCTGTCTCGGTGACCCAAAAGAGCCTATCACAGAGAAACATCTCATTTCAAGTGAATGGCATTGAAACCTTCTTTGGGAGGCAGAACTCTGTGCCACATGATACTCGTGCCTCTACTGTGATGCCCCTCGCAGCTCCAGCTGGTTCTTCAACTGACCATGCGCCTGCTCTACCTAACAATCCCAGCTCTGGTGAAGGGATTCCTGAGCTCCCCATAGAGACTGACAAAGAAATCAAAAAGTCAAGCACATCACGCGTG CCGCTTCGTCTCCTGAAGAGAAAGAAGACTGATGCCTCTGCTGAAGTAGAGTTGTCAAGCAAAGTGACTGAAAATGGTGCTTCAAGTGATGGAACTATAGTCCTGCCAATTACACCTCCCAT AACAACAACATTGAAGTCTTGGAAAACCAGTCACTTAGTTCACTATCTTTTTGGAAAACACCAACAAATTTTGTTCCGCTTTCATAATTATGGTAATCTCATGTTTGTCTACTATCTTTACATCTCTTCTGAGCTCTTGTTTGCAACATGCATTACTGCGCTGCTGAAGAGCTTACAGTTGCATCAGGAACTTCCACTGAGCAGACTACCCCTCCTAAGAAATC TAAGATTGACAAGACTGTTGTTACTGCCTCTGATCCTCCAAAGAAGCCCAAGAAGGGAGACAATGGCTCCAAAACAAA GTGATATCCTTCACCTCTTGCGTTTGGATGGTCACATGAGCGTAAGATGCTGGCGTTTAAGCTCATCCGACTCTGCATGTTCACTATTCCTGCCAATGAAACTCCCTTATGTTATGTAA
- the LOC123086917 gene encoding uncharacterized protein isoform X3 yields MTALKGWVMISRKFNGYQMVLRSLPQNATELTCHREVSTSFETWTHGRQRTRISFAPSQLQRFRLCLEGTDGTGTTEFVFFNRVAQQLVGKSVMALLRSSGLPREIATIVSQKYTLAVSVTQKSLSQRNISFQVNGIETFFGRQNSVPHDTRASTVMPLAAPAGSSTDHAPALPNNPSSGEGIPELPIETDKEIKKSSTSRVPLRLLKRKKTDASAEVELSSKVTENGASSDGTIVLPITPPITTTLKSWKTSHLVHYLFGKHQQILFRFHNYGNLMFVYYLYISSELLFATCITALLKSLQLHQELPLSRLPLLRNLRLTRLLLLPLILQRSPRRETMAPKQSDILHLLRLDGHMSVRCWRLSSSDSACSLFLPMKLPYVM; encoded by the exons ATGACTGCTTTGAAAG GTTGGGTGATGATTTCCAGAAAGTTCAATGGATATCAAATGGTGCTGAGAAGTTTGCCGCAAAACGCAACCGAGCTGACCTGCCACAGAGAAGTGTCGACGAGCTTCGAAACATGGACCCATGGGAGACAGAG AACACGGATTTCCTTTGCACCGTCACAATTACAAAG ATTCCGTCTTTGTTTGGAAGGAACAGATGGCACAGGCACAACAGAGTTTGTGTTCTTTAACCGAGTTGCACAACAACTTGTTGGAAAATCTGTCATGGCACTGCTAAGGTCATCTGGGCTTCCTCGCGAGATAGCTACTATTGTGTCTCAAAAATACACCCTCGCTGTCTCGGTGACCCAAAAGAGCCTATCACAGAGAAACATCTCATTTCAAGTGAATGGCATTGAAACCTTCTTTGGGAGGCAGAACTCTGTGCCACATGATACTCGTGCCTCTACTGTGATGCCCCTCGCAGCTCCAGCTGGTTCTTCAACTGACCATGCGCCTGCTCTACCTAACAATCCCAGCTCTGGTGAAGGGATTCCTGAGCTCCCCATAGAGACTGACAAAGAAATCAAAAAGTCAAGCACATCACGCGTG CCGCTTCGTCTCCTGAAGAGAAAGAAGACTGATGCCTCTGCTGAAGTAGAGTTGTCAAGCAAAGTGACTGAAAATGGTGCTTCAAGTGATGGAACTATAGTCCTGCCAATTACACCTCCCAT AACAACAACATTGAAGTCTTGGAAAACCAGTCACTTAGTTCACTATCTTTTTGGAAAACACCAACAAATTTTGTTCCGCTTTCATAATTATGGTAATCTCATGTTTGTCTACTATCTTTACATCTCTTCTGAGCTCTTGTTTGCAACATGCATTACTGCGCTGCTGAAGAGCTTACAGTTGCATCAGGAACTTCCACTGAGCAGACTACCCCTCCTAAGAAATC TAAGATTGACAAGACTGTTGTTACTGCCTCTGATCCTCCAAAGAAGCCCAAGAAGGGAGACAATGGCTCCAAAACAAA GTGATATCCTTCACCTCTTGCGTTTGGATGGTCACATGAGCGTAAGATGCTGGCGTTTAAGCTCATCCGACTCTGCATGTTCACTATTCCTGCCAATGAAACTCCCTTATGTTATGTAA
- the LOC123086917 gene encoding uncharacterized protein isoform X5, which yields MQRKIFRLCLEGTDGTGTTEFVFFNRVAQQLVGKSVMALLRSSGLPREIATIVSQKYTLAVSVTQKSLSQRNISFQVNGIETFFGRQNSVPHDTRASTVMPLAAPAGSSTDHAPALPNNPSSGEGIPELPIETDKEIKKSSTSRVPLRLLKRKKTDASAEVELSSKVTENGASSDGTIVLPITPPITTTLKSWKTSHLVHYLFGKHQQILFRFHNYGNLMFVYYLYISSELLFATCITALLKSLQLHQELPLSRLPLLRNLRLTRLLLLPLILQRSPRRETMAPKQSDILHLLRLDGHMSVRCWRLSSSDSACSLFLPMKLPYVM from the exons ATGCAGCGCAAGAT ATTCCGTCTTTGTTTGGAAGGAACAGATGGCACAGGCACAACAGAGTTTGTGTTCTTTAACCGAGTTGCACAACAACTTGTTGGAAAATCTGTCATGGCACTGCTAAGGTCATCTGGGCTTCCTCGCGAGATAGCTACTATTGTGTCTCAAAAATACACCCTCGCTGTCTCGGTGACCCAAAAGAGCCTATCACAGAGAAACATCTCATTTCAAGTGAATGGCATTGAAACCTTCTTTGGGAGGCAGAACTCTGTGCCACATGATACTCGTGCCTCTACTGTGATGCCCCTCGCAGCTCCAGCTGGTTCTTCAACTGACCATGCGCCTGCTCTACCTAACAATCCCAGCTCTGGTGAAGGGATTCCTGAGCTCCCCATAGAGACTGACAAAGAAATCAAAAAGTCAAGCACATCACGCGTG CCGCTTCGTCTCCTGAAGAGAAAGAAGACTGATGCCTCTGCTGAAGTAGAGTTGTCAAGCAAAGTGACTGAAAATGGTGCTTCAAGTGATGGAACTATAGTCCTGCCAATTACACCTCCCAT AACAACAACATTGAAGTCTTGGAAAACCAGTCACTTAGTTCACTATCTTTTTGGAAAACACCAACAAATTTTGTTCCGCTTTCATAATTATGGTAATCTCATGTTTGTCTACTATCTTTACATCTCTTCTGAGCTCTTGTTTGCAACATGCATTACTGCGCTGCTGAAGAGCTTACAGTTGCATCAGGAACTTCCACTGAGCAGACTACCCCTCCTAAGAAATC TAAGATTGACAAGACTGTTGTTACTGCCTCTGATCCTCCAAAGAAGCCCAAGAAGGGAGACAATGGCTCCAAAACAAA GTGATATCCTTCACCTCTTGCGTTTGGATGGTCACATGAGCGTAAGATGCTGGCGTTTAAGCTCATCCGACTCTGCATGTTCACTATTCCTGCCAATGAAACTCCCTTATGTTATGTAA